One genomic window of Syngnathus acus chromosome 11, fSynAcu1.2, whole genome shotgun sequence includes the following:
- the ripor2 gene encoding rho family-interacting cell polarization regulator 2 isoform X8: protein MGNSVAQKKPVSKPKKPQLSGHKGSGGGSAGSREPQPGRLEEIYTALKQGLDEYLEVHQAELDKLTMLMKDMKRNSRLGVLYDLDKQIKAIERYMRRLEFHISKVDELYEAFCIQSRLREGASRMKRAFTCSPSTKATKESIAEVNRRYKEYTENMSAFEGDLENLLGEFHIKMKGLAGFARLCPGDQYEIFMRYGRQRWKLKGRIEVNSRQSWDSDQMIFVPLISELINIKVTELKGLATHLLVGSVICETKELFTAMPQVVAVDINDLATIKLNLEVTWSPFDVEDLTLSSGNVSKAAALQRRVSIYSQGTPDTPTFQDASFFSTLPDDVFENGKRLSFAFSDASSPSPAPSSHSPALSNPEITVTPPDTDVCASPSRLRDGSIAEEDEDDQGDGGSGEEMGSGTSGSLEDCEWECTESQRIVRPPTVAPEDVFLDHAEHLKPVQLEQEDEDGGSNLTRQLVKRLTSEADGGGAEADQGLLAEGGLEDAIHGLLLTLEALTHRCRELQDLEQMVMRLEDLLKCRLSGHRRRSSNLSLTVESALESFDFLNTSDFDDDDTVAVVLAMPPTFDIDAGPIGEQQQAEARGHLSEALTEDTGVGNSVAGSPLPLTTTNDSLDTALATHLRYCRQLVQVLSNSVSPWRRRGVLIKMASQTALLEELAESIADHPGALSSLAQVVLGLAEHNGVLALWAECSGSSGLFHTTLERVAGHMTRRYQQTLSEKYPQNCQPVIHLVAREMVDANDLPESNGPWQEVVTVFQFHAYVVKHQVGDMETHLLHLAAEESFAERLGGGDISVLEEVPAWALWPHSTTLRTLASLLTAHDIVVNKAAADYLANAAAAPHAHFRNKALECYAEALSDAGVHSQRAACAALGCLQAAESVRVVAALCNSADEELRHVAIETLLTFGEEGRLAYEQLNTVPGEMIGLGVRRETAVATDF, encoded by the exons ATGGGCAACTCGGTAGCGCAGAAGAAGCCGGTGTCCAAGCCCAAAAAGCCTCAACTGTCCGGCCACAAGgggagcggcggcggcagcgccGGCTCCAGAGAGCCTCAGCCCGGAAGACTGGAGGAGATCTACACCGCACTCAAACAAGGCCTAGA CGAATATCTGGAAGTGCACCAGGCCGAGTTGGACAAGCTGACCATGCTCATGAAGGACATGAAGAGGAACTCTCGTCTG GGCGTTCTCTACGATCTGGATAAG CAAATCAAAGCCATCGAGAGGTACATGAGACGGCTGGAGTTTCACATCAGCAAG GTGGACGAGTTGTACGAGGCCTTCTGCATTCAGAGTCGGCTGCGGGAAGGAGCCAGCCGCATGAAGCGGGCCTTCACCTGCTCGCCCTCCACCAAGGCCACCAAGGAGAGCATCGCCGAAGTCAACCGCCGCTACAAAGAATACACAGAG AACATGAGTGCGTTTGAGGGCGATCTGGAGAACCTGCTTGGGGAATTTCACATCAAGATGAAAG GTTTGGCAGGCTTTGCCCGTCTCTGTCCGGGAGACCAGTACGAG ATCTTCATGCGTTACGGTCGGCAGCGATGGAAACTGAAGGGGAGGATCGAGGTCAACTCCCGCCAGAGTTGGGACAGCGATCAGATGATCTTCGTGCCACTCATTAGCGAGCTGATTAACATCAAG GTGACGGAGCTGAAGGGTCTGGCCACCCACCTGCTGGTGGGTAGCGTCATCTGCGAGACCAAGGAGCTGTTCACCGCCATGCCGCAGGTGGTGGCCGTGGACATCAACGACCTGGCCACCATCAAACTCAACCTGGAGGTCACCTGGTC GCCCTTCGACGTGGAGGACCTGACACTGTCGTCGGGCAACGTGAGCAAGGCGGCAGCGCTGCAGAGACGGGTGTCCATCTACAGCCAGGGCACCCCGGACACGCCCACCTTCCAGGACGCCTCCTTCTTT TCGACTCTCCCGGACGACGTGTTTGAAAATGGCAAGCGTCTGTCCTTCGCCTTCTCGGACGCGTCCAGCCCCAGCCCGGCCCCCAGCTCCCACTCGCCGGCACTGTCCAATCCGGAGATCACTGTCACGCCGCCCGACACGGACGTGTGCGCCTCACCCTCCAGGCTGCGGGACGGCTCCATTgccgaggaggacgaggatgaTCAGGGAGACGGTGGCAGCGGCGAGGAGATGGGCAGCGGGACGAGTGGCAGCCTGGAGGACTGTGAGTGGGAATGCACCGAGTCTCAGCGCATCGTACGCCCGCCCACCGTGGCGCCAGAGGACGTCTTCCTGGACCACGCTGAGCACCTCAAGCCTGTCCAGCTAGAACAAG AGGACGAGGACGGCGGCAGCAACCTAACACGGCAGCTGGTTAAGCGTCTGACGTCAGAGGCGGACGGGGGTGGCGCGGAGGCAGACCAAGGGCTGCTGGCGGAGGGCGGCCTGGAGGACGCCATCCACGGGCTGCTGCTGACGCTGGAGGCGCTGACGCACCGATGCCGAGAGCTGCAGGACCTGGAGCAGATGGTTATGCGGCTGGAGGACCTCTTAAAG TGCCGCCTGTCGGGCCACAGGAGACGCTCGTCCAATCTCAGCCTGACGGTGGAGAGCGCACTGGAGAGCTTTGACTTCCTCAACACGTCCGATTTTGACGATGACGACACGGTTGCCGTTGTCCTCGCCATGCCGCCGACGTTTGACATTGACGCTGGCCCAATCGG ggagcagcagcaggcggAGGCACGAGGCCACTTGAGCGAGGCGCTGACGGAGGACACGGGGGTGGGGAACAGCGTGGCCGGTAGCCCCCTGCCGCTTACCACCACCAACGACAGCCTGGACACCGCCCTCGCCACACACCTGCGCTACTGCCGACAACTTGTCCAG GTGTTGAGCAACAGCGTGAGCCCGTGGCGCCGTCGCGGCGTCCTCATCAAGATGGCGTCTCAAACGGCCCTCCTGGAGGAGCTGGCCGAGAGCATCGCGGACCACCCGGGGGCGCTGTCATCTCTGGCCCAGG TGGTGCTGGGCCTGGCAGAGCACAACGGGGTGCTGGCGCTGTGGGCAGAGTGCAGCGGTTCTTCTGGACTCTTCCACACCACGCTGGAACGAGTGGCCGGTCACATGACGCGGCGCTACCAGCAAACACTATCAGAGAAATACCCGCAAAACTGCCAACCAG TGATCCATTTGGTGGCGCGCGAGATGGTGGACGCAAACGACCTTCCCGAGTCAAACGGCCCGTGGCAGGAGGTCGTGACCGTTTTCCAGTTTCATGCGTACGTGGTGAAACATCAAGTTGGCGACATGGAGACGCACCTGCTGCACTTGGCCGCAGAAG AGTCATTTGCGGAGCGCCTGGGAGGCGGAGATATTTCGGTGCTGGAAGAGGTGCCGGCCTGGGCCCTGTGGCCCCACAGCACCACCCTGAGGACGCTGGCCTCGCTGCTCACCGCCCACGACATCGTTGTGAACAAGGCGGCAGCCGACTACCTTGCCAACGCAGCCGCCGCGCCGCATGCCCATTTTAGAAACAAG GCGCTGGAGTGTTACGCAGAGGCGCTGTCTGATGCAGGCGTCCACAGCCAGAGAGCGGCGTGCGCTGCGCTCGGTTGCCTACAG GCGGCGGAGAGCGTCCGAGTCGTGGCAGCGCTGTGCAACTCGGCTGACGAGGAGCTGCGCCACGTCGCCATAGAAACGCTCCTCACCTTCG GCGAGGAGGGCCGTCTAGCCTACGAGCAACTGAACACAGTGCCGGGGGAAATGATTGGCTTGGGTGTACGGCGGGAGACCGCCGTCGCCACTGACTTTTAA
- the ripor2 gene encoding rho family-interacting cell polarization regulator 2 isoform X2, which translates to MPNTYFYIYVYVHGGKYSQQLGPDVDDRRNYRVKFTAAEQARALLILTNCSPKKSVSPRKPEIMAAGMHSPGGPNGIIRSQSFAGFSTLQERRSRCNSFMGNSVAQKKPVSKPKKPQLSGHKGSGGGSAGSREPQPGRLEEIYTALKQGLDEYLEVHQAELDKLTMLMKDMKRNSRLGVLYDLDKQIKAIERYMRRLEFHISKVDELYEAFCIQSRLREGASRMKRAFTCSPSTKATKESIAEVNRRYKEYTENMSAFEGDLENLLGEFHIKMKGLAGFARLCPGDQYEIFMRYGRQRWKLKGRIEVNSRQSWDSDQMIFVPLISELINIKVTELKGLATHLLVGSVICETKELFTAMPQVVAVDINDLATIKLNLEVTWSPFDVEDLTLSSGNVSKAAALQRRVSIYSQGTPDTPTFQDASFFSTLPDDVFENGKRLSFAFSDASSPSPAPSSHSPALSNPEITVTPPDTDVCASPSRLRDGSIAEEDEDDQGDGGSGEEMGSGTSGSLEDCEWECTESQRIVRPPTVAPEDVFLDHAEHLKPVQLEQEDEDGGSNLTRQLVKRLTSEADGGGAEADQGLLAEGGLEDAIHGLLLTLEALTHRCRELQDLEQMVMRLEDLLKCRLSGHRRRSSNLSLTVESALESFDFLNTSDFDDDDTVAVVLAMPPTFDIDAGPIGEQQQAEARGHLSEALTEDTGVGNSVAGSPLPLTTTNDSLDTALATHLRYCRQLVQVLSNSVSPWRRRGVLIKMASQTALLEELAESIADHPGALSSLAQVVLGLAEHNGVLALWAECSGSSGLFHTTLERVAGHMTRRYQQTLSEKYPQNCQPVIHLVAREMVDANDLPESNGPWQEVVTVFQFHAYVVKHQVGDMETHLLHLAAEESFAERLGGGDISVLEEVPAWALWPHSTTLRTLASLLTAHDIVVNKAAADYLANAAAAPHAHFRNKALECYAEALSDAGVHSQRAACAALGCLQAAESVRVVAALCNSADEELRHVAIETLLTFGQSKSQWCPCSRARRAV; encoded by the exons ATGCCAAACACGTATTTTTACATCTACGTGTACGTGCACGGTGGGAAATACAGCCAGCAGTTGGGACCCGATGTCGATGACAGACGTAATTACAGGGTCAAATTTACAGCAGCTGAGCAAGCCCGTGCCCTTCTGATTCTGACTAATTGCTCACCCAAAAAAA GTGTGTCACCGCGCAAGCCGGAGATCATGGCCGCCGGGATGCACTCACCGGGAGGGCCCAATGGGATCATCCGCAGTCAGTCCTTCGCCGGCTTCAGCACCTTACAGGAGCGTCGCTCGCG GTGTAACTCGTTCATGGGCAACTCGGTAGCGCAGAAGAAGCCGGTGTCCAAGCCCAAAAAGCCTCAACTGTCCGGCCACAAGgggagcggcggcggcagcgccGGCTCCAGAGAGCCTCAGCCCGGAAGACTGGAGGAGATCTACACCGCACTCAAACAAGGCCTAGA CGAATATCTGGAAGTGCACCAGGCCGAGTTGGACAAGCTGACCATGCTCATGAAGGACATGAAGAGGAACTCTCGTCTG GGCGTTCTCTACGATCTGGATAAG CAAATCAAAGCCATCGAGAGGTACATGAGACGGCTGGAGTTTCACATCAGCAAG GTGGACGAGTTGTACGAGGCCTTCTGCATTCAGAGTCGGCTGCGGGAAGGAGCCAGCCGCATGAAGCGGGCCTTCACCTGCTCGCCCTCCACCAAGGCCACCAAGGAGAGCATCGCCGAAGTCAACCGCCGCTACAAAGAATACACAGAG AACATGAGTGCGTTTGAGGGCGATCTGGAGAACCTGCTTGGGGAATTTCACATCAAGATGAAAG GTTTGGCAGGCTTTGCCCGTCTCTGTCCGGGAGACCAGTACGAG ATCTTCATGCGTTACGGTCGGCAGCGATGGAAACTGAAGGGGAGGATCGAGGTCAACTCCCGCCAGAGTTGGGACAGCGATCAGATGATCTTCGTGCCACTCATTAGCGAGCTGATTAACATCAAG GTGACGGAGCTGAAGGGTCTGGCCACCCACCTGCTGGTGGGTAGCGTCATCTGCGAGACCAAGGAGCTGTTCACCGCCATGCCGCAGGTGGTGGCCGTGGACATCAACGACCTGGCCACCATCAAACTCAACCTGGAGGTCACCTGGTC GCCCTTCGACGTGGAGGACCTGACACTGTCGTCGGGCAACGTGAGCAAGGCGGCAGCGCTGCAGAGACGGGTGTCCATCTACAGCCAGGGCACCCCGGACACGCCCACCTTCCAGGACGCCTCCTTCTTT TCGACTCTCCCGGACGACGTGTTTGAAAATGGCAAGCGTCTGTCCTTCGCCTTCTCGGACGCGTCCAGCCCCAGCCCGGCCCCCAGCTCCCACTCGCCGGCACTGTCCAATCCGGAGATCACTGTCACGCCGCCCGACACGGACGTGTGCGCCTCACCCTCCAGGCTGCGGGACGGCTCCATTgccgaggaggacgaggatgaTCAGGGAGACGGTGGCAGCGGCGAGGAGATGGGCAGCGGGACGAGTGGCAGCCTGGAGGACTGTGAGTGGGAATGCACCGAGTCTCAGCGCATCGTACGCCCGCCCACCGTGGCGCCAGAGGACGTCTTCCTGGACCACGCTGAGCACCTCAAGCCTGTCCAGCTAGAACAAG AGGACGAGGACGGCGGCAGCAACCTAACACGGCAGCTGGTTAAGCGTCTGACGTCAGAGGCGGACGGGGGTGGCGCGGAGGCAGACCAAGGGCTGCTGGCGGAGGGCGGCCTGGAGGACGCCATCCACGGGCTGCTGCTGACGCTGGAGGCGCTGACGCACCGATGCCGAGAGCTGCAGGACCTGGAGCAGATGGTTATGCGGCTGGAGGACCTCTTAAAG TGCCGCCTGTCGGGCCACAGGAGACGCTCGTCCAATCTCAGCCTGACGGTGGAGAGCGCACTGGAGAGCTTTGACTTCCTCAACACGTCCGATTTTGACGATGACGACACGGTTGCCGTTGTCCTCGCCATGCCGCCGACGTTTGACATTGACGCTGGCCCAATCGG ggagcagcagcaggcggAGGCACGAGGCCACTTGAGCGAGGCGCTGACGGAGGACACGGGGGTGGGGAACAGCGTGGCCGGTAGCCCCCTGCCGCTTACCACCACCAACGACAGCCTGGACACCGCCCTCGCCACACACCTGCGCTACTGCCGACAACTTGTCCAG GTGTTGAGCAACAGCGTGAGCCCGTGGCGCCGTCGCGGCGTCCTCATCAAGATGGCGTCTCAAACGGCCCTCCTGGAGGAGCTGGCCGAGAGCATCGCGGACCACCCGGGGGCGCTGTCATCTCTGGCCCAGG TGGTGCTGGGCCTGGCAGAGCACAACGGGGTGCTGGCGCTGTGGGCAGAGTGCAGCGGTTCTTCTGGACTCTTCCACACCACGCTGGAACGAGTGGCCGGTCACATGACGCGGCGCTACCAGCAAACACTATCAGAGAAATACCCGCAAAACTGCCAACCAG TGATCCATTTGGTGGCGCGCGAGATGGTGGACGCAAACGACCTTCCCGAGTCAAACGGCCCGTGGCAGGAGGTCGTGACCGTTTTCCAGTTTCATGCGTACGTGGTGAAACATCAAGTTGGCGACATGGAGACGCACCTGCTGCACTTGGCCGCAGAAG AGTCATTTGCGGAGCGCCTGGGAGGCGGAGATATTTCGGTGCTGGAAGAGGTGCCGGCCTGGGCCCTGTGGCCCCACAGCACCACCCTGAGGACGCTGGCCTCGCTGCTCACCGCCCACGACATCGTTGTGAACAAGGCGGCAGCCGACTACCTTGCCAACGCAGCCGCCGCGCCGCATGCCCATTTTAGAAACAAG GCGCTGGAGTGTTACGCAGAGGCGCTGTCTGATGCAGGCGTCCACAGCCAGAGAGCGGCGTGCGCTGCGCTCGGTTGCCTACAG GCGGCGGAGAGCGTCCGAGTCGTGGCAGCGCTGTGCAACTCGGCTGACGAGGAGCTGCGCCACGTCGCCATAGAAACGCTCCTCACCTTCGGTCAGTCCAAGAGTCAGTGGTGCCCTTGCAGTCGG GCGAGGAGGGCCGTCTAG